In Macaca thibetana thibetana isolate TM-01 chromosome Y, ASM2454274v1, whole genome shotgun sequence, one genomic interval encodes:
- the LOC126947235 gene encoding endogenous retrovirus group K member 19 Rec protein-like: MNPSEMQRKAPPQRRKTRNQASSTLQVNKTVVSEEQMQWPSTKEAEPPTWAQLKKLTQLVEKSLKSTRSTGVSSSSRETTTSENRP, encoded by the exons ATGAACCCATCGGAGATGCAAAGAAAAGCGCCTCCGCAAAGACGGAAAACCCGCAATCAAGCATCATCGACTCTTCAGGTAAACAAAACGGTGGTATCAGAAGAACAGATGCAGTGGCCATCCACCAAGGAAGCAGAGCCACCGACCTGGGCCCAACTAAAGAAGCTGACACAGTTAGTTGAAAAAAGCCTGAAGAGCACAAGG TCTACAGGTGTATCCAGCAGCTCCAGAGAGACAACGACCAGCGAGAACCGGCCATGA